The following are from one region of the Trichoplusia ni isolate ovarian cell line Hi5 chromosome 1, tn1, whole genome shotgun sequence genome:
- the LOC113492222 gene encoding arylphorin subunit alpha-like, with product MFRLTVLLWLFFVGTSKSAPTDEFGSFVNDGEISINDDGPLMGIVPGSYSTQGSQRNGNLHYEYLEYNEYYKIFSSYMRKGTTMRGLTFNIYNEDMKEAASSLFELIHGAEIAGYNGDKLFNFDELNEDLVNYVFQLNMLFRDKRLGHASFVPPFITKPNFFVNGETIMKALKLSHSVNYHINNTDEARVDQYYKIHDTIVINSNYSGWNLPKNGGEEELTYFREDISLNSYYYGVHLMHPYWMFRHKLYTMTARHDEHYYFIHQQLVARHILEKEHLRQATNITKAPEYDNFNPYLIHENGLPFPCRSSTIGTWSDDRAKIKGIDIAIRECMSRGLIVMENTDPLAMTEDNYVHLLTKLIRANFEMGRVAKIVRALFGYGGNGYPYDEYNPAPSLLHHPETSLRDPIYWYMIQYVLNYFTEYKESIDPLYLRQYVAGNFEIINVEIPKITTYFDYYQFNINRAVSKKDLSHSQTPMTITARQKRLKHSKFEFNITIGSVSATDGVIRLFLGPPCSDNCWDDYTKYFELDKFVFHFKEGINTITWSPDTSNRFSNDEYYNMEGFPSTKDKINKYNMFKFPENLLIPRGLEKGLNLTLFVMVTVGDELDEDLISPNNYYGDIYQNVDKKPLGFPFNRPVVAFDDDAPNYKFYNITIYHKRNHLPKNGYFSPILQ from the exons ATGTTTCGACTCACTGTCCTACTATGGCTATTTTTTGTGGGCACTTCCAAGTCAGCGCCAACGGATGAATTTGGTAGTTTTGTGAACGATGGAG AAATATCTATTAACGACGATGGTCCGCTCATGGGCATCGTTCCCGGAAGTTACTCAACGCAAGGATCACAGAGAAATGGGAATCTTCACTATGAATATCTAGAG tataacgaatattacaaaatattcagTAGCTACATGAGAAAAGGAACTACTATGAGAGGCCTtacttttaacatttacaaCGAAGATATGAAAGAAGCAGCAAGCAGTTTGTTTGAATTAATCCATGGTGCCGAGATAGCTGGCTATAATGGCGACAAACTGTTCAACTTTGATGAATTGAATGAAGACCTTGTTAACTATGTATTCCAGCTCAACATGCTATTCAGAGACAAACGTCTCGGACATGCATCATTCGTACCACCGTTCATAACAAAACCAAACTTTTTTGTCAACGGTGAAACGATAATGAAAGCTTTAAAACTCAGTCATTCCGTTAATTACCATATAAACAATACTGACGAAGCGCGCGTCGATCAGTACTATAAAATACATGATACTATTGTCATCAACAGTAACTACTCAGGTTGGAATCTACCTAAAAATGGCGGCGAAGAAGAACTCACATACTTCAGAGAGGATATTTCCTTAAACAGTTATTACTACGGAGTCCACTTGATGCATCCGTACTGGATGTTCCGTCATAAGTTATACACAATGACAGCTAGACATGACGAACATTACTACTTCATACACCAACAACTCGTAGCGCGACACATCTTAGAAAAGGAGCATTTAAGACAAGCTACTAACATCACTAAAGCTCCTGAATATGATAACTTTAATCCATACCTCATTCATGAGAATGGATTACCTTTCCCTTGTAGATCGAGTACTATAGGTACTTGGAGTGATGATAGAGCTAAAATTAAAGGAATAGACATTGCTATTAGAGAATGTATGTCTCGGGGTCTGATTGTGATG GAAAACACGGATCCTTTAGCAATGACGGAAGACAACTACGTTCATTTATTGACGAAATTAATTCGTGCTAACTTTGAAATGGGCAGGGTTGCTAAAATTGTAAGAGCGCTATTTGGGTATGGCGGCAATGGCTATCCGTACGATGA ATACAATCCGGCTCCATCTCTATTGCACCATCCTGAAACGTCATTGAGAGATCCGATATATTGGTATATGATCCAATATGTTCTAAACTACTTTACTGAGTACAAAGAGTCCATTGACCCTCTCTATTTACGCCAGTACGTTGCCGGTAATTTTGAAATCATTAATGTTGAAATTCCCAAAATAACAACGTACTTCGACTACTATCAGTTCAATATAAACCGGGCTGTGAGTAAAAAGGACTTGTCACACTCACAAACTCCTATGACCATAACAGCGCGACAAAAGAGATTGAAGCATTCCAAGTTTGAGTTCAACATTACAATAGGATCTGTAAGTGCTACTGATGGCGTTATCAGGTTGTTCCTAGGACCACCATGTTCAGACAACTGTTGGGATGATTACACAAAGTATTTTGAATTagataagtttgtttttcattttaaagaagGCATCAACACAATAACTTGGTCGCCCGATACATCAAATAGATTTTCAAATGATGAATATTACAATATGGAAGGGTTCCCATCGAcgaaagacaaaataaataaatacaatatgttTAAGTTTCCAGAAAACCTTTTGATACCAAGAGGGTTGGAGAAGGGTTTGAATCTGACATTGTTTGTCATGGTAACTGTGGGAGATGAACTGGACGAGGATTTGATTTCCCCGAATAATTACTATGGTGATATTTATCAAAACGTTGATAAGAAACCGTTGGGCTTTCCTTTTAACAGACCTGTCGTGGCATTTGATGATGATGCTCcgaattataaattttacaatataacAATATATCATAAGCGTAACCATCTTCCAAAGAATGGATATTTTTCAcctattttgcaataa